In the genome of Cuculus canorus isolate bCucCan1 chromosome 28, bCucCan1.pri, whole genome shotgun sequence, one region contains:
- the LOC104066216 gene encoding scale keratin produces the protein MSCYSESFRPCGVTCPQPIAESYNEPCVQQCPDSRAVIFPPPAVVTIPGPILSNFPQESVVGSSGPALLGSSFSSQSSGGYGGSLGLGGYGGSLGLGGYGGSSGLGGYGSSLGYGRSRSYGGLFGLGGYGGSQGYGNSFGLGGYGGYGGSIGYGRCLGYGDDIGYRGSLGYGSQYGSSISGNGGRSYSSGFSSYGNGYYYPGSQRWRRFRRGSCGSF, from the coding sequence atgtccTGCTACAGTGAGTCCTTCAGACCCTGCGGCGTGACCTGCCCTCAGCCAATTGCCGAGAGCTACAACGAGCCGTGTGTGCAGCAGTGCCCTGACTCCAGAGCAGTCATCTTCCCCCCACCAGCTGTGGTGACAATCCCAGGCCCCATACTCAGCAATTTTCCTCAGGAGAGCGTTGTGGGCTCATCAGGCCCAGCCTTGTTGGGGAGTTCCTTCAGTTCCCAAAGCTCTGGGGGCTACGGTGGCTCCTTGGGGTTAGGGGGCTATGGTGGCTCCTTGGGTTTGGGAGGCTATGGTGGCTCCTCAGGGTTAGGGGGCTACGGTAGCTCGTTGGGCTACGGGAGATCAAGGAGTTATGGGGGCCTCTTTGGTCTGGGTGGTTATGGAGGATCCCAAGGCTATGGGAACTCCTTTGGTCTTGGGGGCTATGGAGGCTATGGGGGCTCCATTGGGTACGGCCGTTGCCTGGGTTATGGAGATGACATTGGCTACAGAGGATCCTTGGGATATGGGAGCCAGTATGGGTCCAGTATCTCTGGCAACGGTGGGAGGTCCTACAGCTCTGGCTTCTCCTCCTATGGCAATGGGTATTACTACCCTGGCTCCCAGAGGTGGCGCAGGTTCCGCCGTGGGAGCTGTGGCTCTTTCTGA